Part of the bacterium genome, GGCGCACCACGACGTCTACGCCACCGGGACGACCGGCAAGGCCCTCGAGGAGGCGCTGGGGTTCGCCATCAAGAAGCTGCAGAGCGGCCCGCTCGGCGGCGACCAGCAGATCGGCGCCAAGATCGCCAGCAACGAGATCGACTTCCTGATCTTCTTCTGGGATCCTCTGGA contains:
- a CDS encoding methylglyoxal synthase, coding for MTHTRIVMLNDKRIALVAHDNKKRDLLEWALYNRDLLAHHDVYATGTTGKALEEALGFAIKKLQSGPLGGDQQIGAKIASNEIDFLIFFWDPL